A single window of Nitrospiria bacterium DNA harbors:
- a CDS encoding methylmalonyl-CoA mutase family protein — protein MRPGGLKFKNLSNLEIDPLYTAGSVRRSRKDRSGPTDPGLPGKFPYTRGIHPTMYRRRLWTMRQFSGFGTAEDTNQRYHYLLGQGTTGLSVAFDMPTLMGYDSDHPRSKGEVGRCGVAIDSLEDMKTLFRGIPLDRASTSMTINGPAVVLLAMYAVVGDGQGVSRKKLRGTLQNDILKEYIAQKEWICPPTPSLKLINDTIRFCAEELPQFHPISISGYHIREAGSTAVQELAFTLYDGLT, from the coding sequence ATGAGGCCCGGCGGTTTGAAATTTAAAAACCTCTCCAACCTGGAAATCGACCCGCTTTACACGGCCGGGTCCGTCCGTCGCTCCCGTAAGGACCGGAGCGGCCCGACCGATCCGGGCCTCCCGGGAAAATTTCCATACACTCGCGGAATTCATCCGACGATGTACCGCCGAAGGCTCTGGACGATGCGCCAGTTCTCCGGGTTCGGGACGGCGGAGGACACGAACCAGCGGTACCACTACCTGCTCGGCCAGGGGACGACGGGGCTCTCCGTGGCCTTCGACATGCCGACGCTGATGGGGTACGACTCGGACCATCCCAGATCCAAGGGGGAAGTGGGCCGCTGCGGGGTCGCGATCGACAGCCTGGAGGACATGAAGACCCTGTTCCGGGGAATTCCGCTCGACCGGGCGAGCACTTCGATGACGATCAACGGCCCGGCCGTCGTCCTGCTCGCGATGTACGCCGTCGTCGGGGATGGACAGGGCGTCTCCCGAAAAAAGTTGCGCGGCACGCTTCAGAACGACATCCTGAAAGAATACATCGCCCAGAAAGAATGGATCTGTCCGCCGACGCCGTCACTAAAACTGATCAACGACACGATCCGTTTCTGCGCCGAGGAGCTCCCCCAGTTTCACCCGATCAGCATCAGCGGCTACCATATCCGAGAGGCCGGCTCGACCGCCGTTCAGGAATTGGCCTTCACGCTGTACGACGGGCTGACGTA